The proteins below are encoded in one region of Diceros bicornis minor isolate mBicDic1 chromosome 14, mDicBic1.mat.cur, whole genome shotgun sequence:
- the GUCA1A gene encoding guanylyl cyclase-activating protein 1, with amino-acid sequence MGNVMEGKSVEELSSTECHQWYKKFMTECPSGQLTLYEFRQFFGLKNLSPSASQYVEQMFETFDFNKDGYIDFMEYVAALSLVLKGKVEQKLRWYFKLYDVDGNGCIDRDELLTIIRAIRAINPCSDSTMSAEEFTNTVFSKIDVNGDGELSLEEFVEGVQNDQMLLDTLTRSLDLTRIVRRLQNGEQDGEAAGGGAAEAAG; translated from the exons ATGGGAAACGTGATGGAGGGGAAGTCAGTGGAGGAGCTGAGCAGCACCGAGTGCCACCAGTGGTACAAGAAGTTCATGACCGAGTGCCCCTCCGGCCAGCTCACCCTCTACGAGTTCCGCCAGTTCTTCGGCCTCAAGAACCTGAGCCCCTCGGCCAGCCAGTATGTGGAGCAGATGTTTGAGACCTTTGACTTCAACAAA GACGGCTACATCGACTTCATGGAGTACGTGGCGGCGCTCAGCCTGGTCCTCAAGGGGAAAGTGGAACAGAAGCTGCGCTGGTACTTCAAGCTCTACGACGTCGATGGCAACGGATGCATCGACCGCGACGAGCTGCTCACCATCATCCGG gcCATCCGAGCGATTAACCCCTGCAGCGACTCGACCATGAGTGCAGAGGAGTTCACCAACACCGTGTTCTCCAAGATTGACGTCAACGGGGATG GGGAGCTCTCCCTGGAGGAGTTCGTGGAGGGCGTCCAGAACGACCAGATGCTCCTGGACACGCTGACGCGAAGCCTGGATCTTACCCGCATTGTGCGCAGGCTCCAGAACGGCGAGCAAGATGGGGAGGCGGCTGGCGGCGGGGCGGCTGAGGCAGCAGGCTGA